The following coding sequences lie in one Yoonia sp. G8-12 genomic window:
- a CDS encoding HAD family hydrolase, with the protein MTPDIVVFDIGGVLIDWQPHLAWADEMDAVEAHAFMDRIAFDKLNLACDAGATFALAASQIADPEDAARLGRYVARYQHTVPAKIVGTWDILKALKNAGTPVHAITNWSAETWSEGCKAHPELLEVFGTTVVSGEVGVIKPSTEIYALLCQRADVAPERCVFIDDGLHNCIGALAAGMDAIHFTGPDALRKDLKARSLL; encoded by the coding sequence ATGACCCCCGATATTGTCGTTTTTGACATCGGCGGCGTGCTGATCGACTGGCAACCGCATTTGGCTTGGGCCGATGAGATGGACGCGGTCGAAGCGCACGCGTTCATGGATCGGATCGCCTTTGACAAACTGAATCTGGCCTGTGATGCGGGGGCGACTTTTGCGCTGGCGGCATCCCAGATTGCAGACCCCGAAGATGCGGCGCGGCTCGGCCGATATGTCGCGCGGTATCAACACACAGTCCCCGCCAAGATCGTCGGCACGTGGGACATTTTAAAGGCACTGAAAAATGCCGGCACGCCCGTCCATGCGATCACCAATTGGTCGGCCGAAACATGGTCTGAGGGCTGCAAAGCGCATCCCGAATTGTTGGAGGTCTTCGGCACGACAGTCGTGTCCGGTGAGGTCGGTGTCATCAAACCCTCAACCGAAATCTATGCCCTTCTGTGCCAGCGTGCAGATGTAGCACCTGAGCGGTGCGTGTTCATCGACGATGGGCTGCACAACTGCATCGGCGCGCTGGCGGCAGGGATGGACGCGATCCATTTCACAGGTCCAGACGCCTTGCGCAAAGACCTTAAAGCACGGAGCCTTTTATGA
- a CDS encoding alpha-D-ribose 1-methylphosphonate 5-phosphate C-P-lyase PhnJ: MSDYNFAYLDEQTKRMIRRAILKGLAIPGYQVPFASREMPMPYGWGTGGVQVSAAVMTPNDRFKVIDQGADDTTNAVSIRTFFERTAGVATTTKTSEATVIQTRHRIPEEPLSEGQILVYQVPIPEPLRFLEPRESETRKMHSLEEYGLMHVKLYEDISRHGHIATSYDYPVKVEGRYVMDPSPIPKFDNPKLGDMAAIQLFGAGREQRIYALPPYTQVVSLDFEDHTFEASKPDHPCAMCGAENSYLDEVITDDAGRRMFVCSDTDFCEGRQAAGHTGTMNGKDAA; encoded by the coding sequence ATGAGCGATTACAACTTCGCCTATCTGGACGAACAAACCAAACGCATGATCCGCCGCGCGATCCTCAAGGGGTTGGCGATCCCTGGTTATCAGGTGCCCTTCGCCTCTCGCGAAATGCCGATGCCTTATGGTTGGGGCACGGGCGGTGTGCAGGTGTCGGCGGCGGTGATGACGCCAAATGACAGGTTCAAAGTGATTGACCAAGGGGCGGATGATACGACCAACGCCGTCTCGATCCGTACGTTTTTTGAGCGCACCGCCGGGGTGGCCACGACGACCAAGACGTCCGAGGCAACCGTCATCCAGACCCGCCACCGCATCCCCGAAGAGCCGCTGAGTGAGGGCCAGATCCTTGTTTATCAAGTGCCGATCCCAGAGCCTTTGCGGTTTCTGGAACCCCGCGAAAGTGAAACCCGCAAGATGCATAGCCTTGAGGAATACGGGCTGATGCATGTGAAGCTTTACGAAGACATCAGCCGCCACGGCCATATCGCGACGTCCTATGATTATCCGGTCAAGGTTGAGGGGCGTTATGTGATGGACCCGTCGCCGATCCCGAAATTCGACAACCCCAAGCTTGGGGATATGGCGGCGATCCAGCTGTTTGGGGCAGGCCGCGAGCAACGCATTTATGCGCTGCCGCCCTACACTCAGGTGGTGTCACTCGATTTCGAAGACCATACTTTTGAGGCCTCTAAACCGGATCATCCCTGTGCCATGTGCGGGGCGGAAAACAGTTATCTTGACGAGGTGATCACCGACGATGCGGGCAGGCGGATGTTTGTGTGTTCAGACACAGATTTCTGCGAAGGGCGACAGGCCGCAGGTCACACCGGCACGATGAACGGAAAGGACGCGGCATGA
- the phnK gene encoding phosphonate C-P lyase system protein PhnK, with translation MTPLLSVQGITKFYGHHIGCKDVGFDLYPGEVMGIVGESGSGKSTLLNCMAGHLTPDAGAVVFDTRTNGPRDTVTMSEPERRMLSRTDWAFVHQHARDGLRMGVSAGGNVGERLMAVGERHYGDIRASATDWLGRVEIDAARVDDRPTTFSGGMQQRLQIARNLVTGPRLVFMDEPTGGLDVSVQARLLDLLRGLVRDMGLSAIIVTHDLAVVRLLADRLMVMKDGHVVEAGLTDQVLDDPQHAYSQLLVSSVLQV, from the coding sequence ATGACACCTTTGCTATCGGTCCAAGGGATCACCAAGTTTTACGGCCACCATATCGGCTGCAAGGATGTGGGGTTTGATCTTTACCCCGGTGAGGTCATGGGGATTGTCGGGGAAAGCGGGTCGGGTAAGTCCACTTTGCTCAACTGTATGGCGGGGCATTTGACACCTGACGCTGGCGCGGTCGTGTTCGATACGCGAACCAACGGTCCGCGCGATACGGTCACCATGTCCGAACCTGAACGCCGCATGTTGTCACGGACCGATTGGGCCTTTGTACACCAACACGCCCGTGACGGCTTGCGCATGGGCGTCAGTGCGGGCGGCAATGTGGGCGAACGCTTGATGGCGGTTGGCGAACGTCATTATGGCGACATTCGCGCATCGGCGACCGATTGGCTTGGCCGCGTAGAGATTGATGCCGCCCGCGTCGATGATCGGCCCACGACGTTTTCTGGCGGGATGCAACAGCGCCTTCAAATTGCCCGCAATCTGGTGACAGGGCCAAGGCTGGTTTTCATGGATGAACCCACAGGCGGGCTTGACGTTTCTGTTCAGGCACGGCTGCTTGATCTGTTGCGCGGGTTGGTCCGCGATATGGGGCTGTCGGCGATCATCGTGACACATGACCTCGCCGTGGTGCGCCTGTTGGCGGATCGTTTGATGGTCATGAAAGACGGCCATGTGGTCGAAGCAGGTCTGACCGATCAAGTGCTGGATGATCCCCAGCACGCCTATAGCCAACTCCTCGTCAGTTCTGTTTTGCAGGTGTGA
- the phnL gene encoding phosphonate C-P lyase system protein PhnL — protein sequence MIDLKNVSKTFTLHNQNSAVIEVINDVTLSVSAGECVALTGASGAGKSTLMRMIYGNYLTQAGQILIDGIDVVKAEPRDVIALRRETLGYVSQFLRVVPRVPTLDVVAEPLRAVGVSAEDAQARAEELLAKLNIPQRLWSLSPTTFSGGEQQRVNIARGFAHPYPAMLLDEPTASLDAANREVVLSLIDEAKARGAAIIGIFHDEAARVRVCDREIDVSQFTPGIAA from the coding sequence ATGATAGACCTTAAAAATGTGTCCAAGACCTTTACGCTGCACAATCAAAACAGTGCGGTGATTGAAGTCATCAATGATGTGACATTGTCCGTCTCCGCGGGCGAATGTGTCGCGCTGACTGGTGCGTCAGGCGCCGGCAAATCGACGCTCATGCGGATGATTTACGGCAATTACCTTACGCAGGCCGGGCAAATCCTGATCGACGGGATCGACGTCGTGAAGGCCGAACCGCGCGATGTGATTGCTTTGCGCCGTGAAACCCTAGGCTACGTGAGCCAATTTCTGCGGGTCGTGCCGCGCGTACCGACGCTGGATGTGGTGGCCGAACCGCTGCGCGCCGTTGGGGTCAGCGCCGAAGATGCACAGGCCCGTGCCGAAGAATTGCTCGCGAAACTCAATATTCCACAGCGACTTTGGTCCTTGTCACCCACAACCTTTTCGGGTGGTGAACAGCAGCGTGTGAACATCGCACGCGGTTTTGCCCACCCTTATCCGGCGATGCTACTGGATGAACCGACCGCCAGCCTTGATGCCGCCAACCGCGAGGTTGTTTTGTCCTTGATCGATGAGGCCAAAGCCCGAGGTGCTGCTATTATCGGCATCTTTCACGATGAAGCCGCCCGCGTCCGTGTCTGCGACCGTGAAATCGACGTGAGCCAATTTACGCCCGGAATTGCGGCATGA
- the phnN gene encoding phosphonate metabolism protein/1,5-bisphosphokinase (PRPP-forming) PhnN, producing the protein MKSGRLIAVVGPSGVGKDSVMEGLAAADPSLHLVRRTITRAPELGCEDYDAVSVAEFEDMAARGHFSVHWGAHDLQYGIPASIQTVLAGGQDCLANFSRTALAAGDAAFAHFCVLNISARPETLATRLAARGRESQAQIAKRLAQATKPLPAGLTVMTVSNDGALDVTIAQAMSLLQPVRV; encoded by the coding sequence ATGAAGTCTGGGCGGCTCATCGCGGTTGTCGGCCCGTCCGGTGTGGGCAAGGACAGCGTTATGGAAGGGCTCGCCGCGGCAGATCCATCGCTGCACCTAGTGCGGCGCACGATTACCCGCGCGCCGGAATTGGGATGTGAAGACTACGATGCCGTCAGCGTGGCAGAGTTCGAAGACATGGCGGCTCGTGGGCATTTTTCCGTTCATTGGGGCGCGCATGATTTGCAATATGGCATACCGGCGTCCATCCAAACTGTGTTGGCGGGCGGTCAAGATTGCCTCGCTAACTTTTCACGCACCGCGTTGGCCGCAGGTGACGCGGCCTTTGCGCATTTCTGTGTCCTCAACATTAGTGCACGCCCCGAGACGCTTGCCACGCGCCTGGCAGCGCGGGGCCGCGAAAGTCAGGCGCAGATTGCAAAACGTTTGGCGCAAGCGACCAAACCGTTGCCTGCCGGGTTGACGGTGATGACCGTAAGCAACGACGGCGCGCTCGATGTAACAATCGCGCAAGCCATGTCGCTTCTTCAACCCGTGAGGGTGTAG
- a CDS encoding DUF1045 domain-containing protein, which translates to MTYTRFAIYDAPIDDALAGFGAAWLGWDVRTGQAARQVDVPDLDDITMTPRKYGFHGTLKPPFRLADGHTLDALQASVADLAARCAPAACGGLQLTTLGGFLALTPTGDLTALERVASACVRDLDTFRAPASDAELARRRNPGLSARQEALMLEWGYPYVMEEFRFHLTLSGRLPEVDRTAWMNTARTHMPPLAECYELGSIALCGERADGRFELIQRYTLTG; encoded by the coding sequence ATGACATACACTCGTTTCGCGATCTATGACGCGCCGATTGATGACGCATTGGCCGGTTTTGGGGCGGCTTGGTTGGGTTGGGATGTGCGGACAGGTCAGGCCGCGCGTCAGGTGGATGTGCCCGATTTGGATGACATCACGATGACACCGCGAAAGTATGGCTTTCATGGGACGTTGAAACCGCCGTTCAGACTGGCGGACGGCCATACATTGGATGCGTTGCAGGCAAGTGTTGCAGATTTGGCTGCGCGCTGCGCGCCAGCTGCCTGCGGTGGTTTGCAACTGACGACATTGGGCGGGTTTCTGGCGTTGACCCCGACGGGTGATTTGACCGCACTGGAGCGGGTCGCAAGCGCATGTGTGCGCGACCTTGATACCTTTCGCGCGCCCGCGTCTGACGCCGAACTGGCGCGACGTCGCAACCCGGGTCTGAGCGCGCGCCAAGAGGCTCTGATGCTGGAGTGGGGCTATCCTTATGTGATGGAGGAATTCCGGTTCCACCTGACGCTGAGCGGACGTTTGCCCGAGGTGGATCGCACCGCGTGGATGAACACAGCGCGGACGCACATGCCACCGTTGGCGGAGTGCTATGAGTTGGGCAGCATCGCCTTGTGCGGTGAGCGCGCCGATGGGCGATTTGAACTTATCCAACGCTACACCCTCACGGGTTGA
- a CDS encoding alpha-D-ribose 1-methylphosphonate 5-triphosphate diphosphatase — MDYSDDTSMSDDLCLANARLVLPDQVLTGAITIEQGVITEIAEGDHRPGGSVDCDGDFVMPGLVELHTDNLERHMEPRPEVDWPHLPALIAHDAELASVGITTVFDALRAGSIHSGKGRYIDYARAVADELLAARAQGVFKISHFLHLRAEICSETLLEELARFTPDDRVGIVSLMDHTPGQRQFRDLTALRTYVAKKRGMDDNDFAEHVANLKRLQAQFGDKHEKGAVAEAKRLGAVLASHDDTTRDHVARSQENGAGFAEFPTTREAAQACRDRDIAVMMGAPNVIRGGSHSGNVAAMELAQADLLDILSSDYVPGGLLMSAFRIADVWGDLPRAIATVTRTPAIAARLPDRGSLQTGLRGDVLRVNNNQGTPVLRGVWAKGARIA; from the coding sequence ATGGACTACTCAGATGACACTTCTATGTCAGACGACCTTTGCCTCGCCAATGCGCGTCTGGTCTTGCCAGATCAAGTTCTGACAGGAGCCATCACGATTGAGCAAGGCGTGATCACCGAGATTGCCGAAGGCGATCATAGGCCAGGCGGCAGCGTGGATTGCGATGGCGATTTCGTCATGCCCGGTCTGGTCGAGTTGCACACCGACAACCTAGAGCGCCATATGGAGCCGCGCCCCGAAGTGGACTGGCCGCATTTGCCTGCGCTGATTGCCCATGATGCGGAGTTGGCATCGGTCGGGATCACCACCGTGTTTGACGCCCTGCGCGCGGGATCCATTCATTCAGGCAAAGGGCGCTATATCGACTATGCGCGCGCGGTTGCCGACGAGCTTTTGGCGGCCCGCGCGCAAGGCGTGTTCAAGATCAGCCATTTCCTGCACCTGCGCGCAGAGATTTGTTCGGAAACCCTTCTCGAAGAATTGGCCCGATTCACGCCCGATGACCGGGTCGGGATCGTCAGCCTGATGGACCACACTCCCGGTCAACGCCAGTTCCGCGACCTGACGGCCCTGCGCACCTATGTCGCCAAAAAACGTGGCATGGATGACAACGATTTTGCCGAACATGTAGCGAACCTGAAAAGGTTGCAGGCCCAGTTCGGCGATAAACACGAGAAGGGTGCAGTCGCAGAGGCCAAGCGGTTAGGTGCCGTTCTGGCGAGCCATGATGACACGACCCGCGATCACGTTGCGCGGTCGCAAGAAAACGGGGCTGGCTTCGCAGAATTTCCAACGACCCGCGAAGCTGCACAAGCCTGTCGGGACCGTGATATTGCGGTCATGATGGGCGCACCAAATGTGATCCGCGGCGGGTCCCATTCCGGCAATGTCGCTGCAATGGAACTGGCGCAGGCCGATCTGCTGGATATTCTGTCGTCCGACTATGTGCCCGGTGGATTGTTGATGTCCGCGTTCCGCATCGCCGATGTTTGGGGTGATTTGCCGCGCGCGATTGCGACAGTGACTCGTACACCTGCAATAGCGGCGCGATTGCCGGATCGTGGCAGTCTGCAAACAGGGCTTCGCGGTGATGTCTTGAGGGTGAATAATAACCAAGGCACCCCGGTGCTGCGTGGCGTTTGGGCGAAAGGCGCGCGCATCGCCTGA
- a CDS encoding ImuA family protein has translation MGLLRVHKGLAGQGLRAAPMAHTLSEAFPSHPADASTVGFVLSRLPRGMAPILWVQDRLSRKEAGRPALAAMRADRPVIMVDLSRAADVLWAMEDGLRCRSLGAVIGEIWGDPPSLDFTATKRLALRAEAADVSCWLIRRAASPDLSAARERWRIASLSSAPHPHDPQAPGAPRWSLDLFRARHTKPGQWVATYDRAADRVHLATPARDRAVDARDGTARGRATG, from the coding sequence ATGGGCTTGCTTCGTGTGCACAAAGGATTGGCCGGGCAGGGGCTGCGCGCTGCGCCCATGGCCCATACCTTGTCGGAGGCCTTTCCAAGCCATCCCGCAGACGCCAGCACTGTGGGCTTTGTCTTGTCGCGCCTGCCGCGTGGCATGGCACCGATCCTGTGGGTGCAGGATCGTTTGTCCCGCAAAGAGGCCGGGCGTCCCGCGCTGGCGGCAATGCGTGCGGATCGTCCTGTGATCATGGTGGATTTGTCGCGCGCCGCCGATGTACTTTGGGCGATGGAAGACGGGTTGCGGTGTCGCAGTTTGGGTGCCGTGATTGGCGAGATTTGGGGCGATCCGCCCAGTCTGGATTTCACCGCGACCAAGCGCTTGGCCTTAAGGGCAGAGGCAGCCGATGTCTCATGCTGGCTGATCCGCAGGGCGGCCAGTCCCGATCTGAGTGCCGCGCGCGAACGCTGGCGGATTGCCAGCCTGTCATCCGCCCCGCACCCCCACGATCCACAAGCCCCCGGTGCGCCACGCTGGTCTCTCGATCTTTTTCGCGCGCGCCATACCAAGCCAGGTCAATGGGTGGCTACCTATGACCGGGCGGCGGATCGTGTCCATCTCGCTACCCCAGCTCGCGATCGAGCGGTGGATGCGCGTGATGGAACGGCAAGGGGACGCGCCACCGGATGA
- a CDS encoding HpcH/HpaI aldolase family protein, giving the protein MTSHPMTFKKKLADPSRKLTAHICTIPSATVPQAMAAAGSDAVIIDLEHGAVDYASAHAMIAATAGTSCAPLVRVTQNDPAQVKRVLDLGAEGIVFPMIRTAADAEKAVASLRYPPHGNRGFGPFLAHSRWGTSLLDYREAVDGDLVCCLLVETRDAIENIEEICAVPGIDIIVPAQFDLSTDLGISGQFDHPDFQAAIAKVENAANAASIPLGNVGLSKPQADALFAKGYRLIAGFDILWVKAMAAETQSWTQGAD; this is encoded by the coding sequence ATGACATCACATCCCATGACCTTCAAAAAGAAACTGGCCGACCCCAGCCGGAAACTCACCGCGCATATCTGCACCATTCCATCCGCGACCGTCCCGCAAGCAATGGCCGCTGCAGGAAGCGATGCTGTGATCATCGACCTTGAACATGGCGCTGTGGATTACGCTTCCGCCCATGCCATGATCGCGGCCACGGCAGGCACATCCTGCGCGCCACTTGTCCGCGTCACCCAGAATGATCCAGCACAGGTCAAACGCGTTCTTGATCTGGGTGCAGAGGGGATCGTCTTTCCCATGATCCGCACCGCGGCCGACGCCGAAAAAGCCGTCGCCTCCCTGCGCTACCCGCCCCACGGCAACCGTGGATTTGGGCCCTTCCTTGCGCATTCCAGATGGGGGACGTCACTGCTCGATTATCGTGAGGCCGTTGATGGCGACCTTGTTTGCTGCCTGCTGGTTGAAACGCGCGACGCGATCGAGAACATCGAAGAGATTTGCGCCGTGCCGGGTATTGATATCATCGTCCCGGCCCAGTTTGACCTGTCCACCGATCTGGGGATTTCTGGCCAGTTTGATCACCCTGATTTTCAAGCAGCCATTGCCAAAGTCGAAAATGCCGCGAATGCGGCGTCCATCCCCCTTGGGAATGTGGGCTTGTCAAAACCACAGGCTGACGCCCTTTTCGCCAAAGGCTACCGGTTGATTGCAGGGTTCGATATCTTGTGGGTCAAAGCGATGGCCGCAGAAACCCAATCATGGACACAAGGTGCCGACTAA
- a CDS encoding LysR family transcriptional regulator, whose protein sequence is MRLNLKQLEAFVWVADLQSFRRAAERLNTTQPNISARIAGLEEALGTTLMTRDAGSVRLTGKGQELLTHARRVLNATDALIMAADQKALIEGTLRLGVTEMILHTWLRSYLRRLKEVYPRLTVELTVDFSVNLEKGLAERRLDLALQNEPFSRLATGQHEIGRSPLIWVASPALGLPRVLTTEMLAAHPILTHARDTRLYEETAAHFAARRDLAPRLVPSSTLAACQTMAVDGMGVTALPAAMVSDDIKAGHLAEFTYEWVPEPLHFFARYDADRAPGIVADAASIAVKIGKSYDK, encoded by the coding sequence ATGCGGCTGAACCTCAAACAACTCGAAGCCTTCGTGTGGGTCGCTGATTTGCAAAGCTTTCGGCGCGCCGCCGAACGGCTGAACACCACCCAGCCCAATATTTCCGCGCGTATCGCGGGGCTGGAAGAGGCTCTGGGCACCACGCTAATGACGCGCGATGCGGGGTCGGTGCGCCTGACCGGCAAAGGCCAAGAGCTTTTAACCCATGCGCGCCGTGTGCTGAATGCCACCGATGCGCTGATCATGGCGGCCGATCAAAAGGCGCTGATCGAAGGTACCCTGCGCCTCGGCGTGACCGAGATGATCCTGCATACGTGGCTGCGCAGCTATCTGCGCCGCCTCAAAGAGGTCTATCCACGGTTGACCGTTGAACTGACAGTCGATTTTTCCGTCAATCTTGAAAAAGGGCTGGCCGAGCGGCGGCTTGATCTGGCCTTGCAGAATGAACCCTTCAGCCGTCTTGCGACAGGTCAGCATGAAATCGGGCGTTCGCCGCTGATCTGGGTTGCCTCCCCCGCGCTGGGCCTGCCACGCGTGCTGACGACCGAAATGCTCGCCGCGCATCCGATCCTGACCCATGCCCGCGATACGCGGCTTTATGAGGAAACTGCCGCACATTTCGCAGCGCGGCGCGATCTGGCACCAAGGCTGGTTCCCAGCAGCACCCTTGCGGCCTGCCAGACCATGGCGGTGGACGGGATGGGGGTCACGGCACTGCCTGCGGCGATGGTGAGCGATGATATCAAGGCCGGACATCTGGCTGAATTCACCTATGAATGGGTGCCCGAACCACTGCATTTCTTTGCGCGCTACGATGCGGATCGTGCGCCGGGCATTGTGGCAGATGCGGCGTCCATTGCCGTCAAGATCGGCAAATCATATGATAAATAA
- a CDS encoding hydantoinase/oxoprolinase family protein codes for MQNHIRMGVDIGGTFTDVVLEVGEAQFSTKVLTTYAAPENAIIDGMHQVCAKAGITPSQINQIIHGTTLATNALIERRGAKTALITTEGFRDVIEMRTESRFEQYDLNLQLPEPLLPRQHRFTLKERIDARGDVLIPLEREHIEALADEMASYGFESVAIGLIHAYLNDSHERMIRDVFAEKLPDVMISLSSEVSPQMREYERFNTTVANAYIKPLMKSYLGRLKGRLADEGAGCPIFLMHSGGGIISLESAAEFPVRLVESGPAGGAVFAANIAARYGLNKVLSFDMGGTTAKICLIKNQTPKTARVFEVARTYRFKKGSGMPISIPVIDMVEIGAGGGSLAHVDAMRQIRVGPESAGSEPGPACYGRGGARPAVTDADLTLGKLDPDNFAGGSIKLDAAAAAQALGTLGAPLDMDARMAAFGLAEVVDENMANAARVHAVENGEDLADYTMIAFGGAAPLHAGRLCEKLGVDRLLVPTGAGVGSAIGFLRAPFSFEATRSVYMKLSDFAPETVRALLGEMEVEATGFVRTCDANAPIKAEYKVYMRYTGQGWEIPIALTAAQAANPDAATFQALFEADYTTLFGRTVAGMDIEITVWAVNATTEVAAVETVGATPNGKAADNTDSRALFDPIKGAPAAAVIVRRANLNSGDWVAGPALITEDETTIVVPASRTAIARPDGTIDITEKRT; via the coding sequence ATGCAAAATCATATCCGCATGGGCGTTGATATTGGCGGAACCTTCACGGACGTGGTTCTTGAGGTGGGTGAGGCGCAGTTTTCCACCAAGGTCCTGACCACCTACGCCGCCCCTGAAAACGCGATTATCGATGGGATGCATCAGGTCTGTGCCAAGGCGGGGATCACCCCGTCGCAGATTAACCAGATCATCCACGGCACAACCCTCGCCACCAATGCGTTGATCGAACGGCGTGGTGCGAAGACTGCACTTATCACGACCGAAGGATTTCGTGATGTTATTGAGATGCGCACCGAAAGCCGGTTCGAGCAGTATGACCTGAACCTGCAACTTCCCGAACCGCTCTTGCCGCGCCAGCATCGGTTCACCTTGAAAGAGCGCATTGATGCACGCGGTGATGTGCTGATCCCGCTTGAACGGGAACATATCGAGGCGCTGGCCGATGAGATGGCCTCTTACGGTTTTGAAAGCGTCGCCATCGGACTGATCCACGCGTACCTCAACGACAGCCATGAGCGGATGATCCGCGACGTCTTTGCCGAAAAACTCCCCGATGTGATGATCTCGCTGTCCTCCGAGGTGTCGCCGCAGATGCGCGAGTATGAACGCTTCAACACCACGGTCGCCAACGCCTATATCAAACCGCTGATGAAGTCCTATTTGGGCCGTCTGAAGGGCCGTTTGGCGGATGAAGGTGCGGGATGCCCGATCTTTCTGATGCACTCGGGCGGTGGCATTATCAGTCTTGAAAGTGCGGCAGAGTTTCCCGTGCGTCTGGTCGAATCCGGCCCTGCGGGCGGGGCCGTTTTCGCCGCCAATATCGCAGCGCGCTATGGCCTGAACAAAGTACTGTCATTTGATATGGGCGGCACCACAGCCAAGATTTGCCTGATCAAAAACCAAACCCCCAAAACAGCCCGTGTGTTCGAGGTTGCCCGCACGTATCGCTTCAAAAAAGGGTCCGGCATGCCAATTTCGATCCCCGTCATCGACATGGTCGAGATCGGGGCAGGCGGCGGCAGTCTCGCGCATGTGGACGCCATGCGCCAGATCCGTGTCGGTCCTGAAAGTGCTGGCTCCGAGCCGGGACCTGCCTGTTACGGGCGCGGCGGTGCACGCCCTGCGGTGACGGATGCGGACCTGACATTGGGCAAGCTGGATCCTGATAATTTTGCTGGCGGTTCGATCAAGCTTGATGCCGCTGCTGCGGCACAGGCGTTGGGCACATTGGGCGCGCCGCTTGATATGGATGCGCGAATGGCTGCCTTCGGTCTGGCCGAAGTCGTGGATGAAAACATGGCCAATGCTGCGCGTGTGCACGCGGTGGAGAATGGCGAAGATCTTGCCGATTACACCATGATCGCCTTTGGGGGCGCGGCTCCGCTGCATGCGGGGCGGCTTTGTGAAAAGCTGGGTGTCGATCGCCTGCTTGTGCCGACAGGGGCCGGTGTCGGCTCTGCCATCGGGTTTTTGCGCGCGCCTTTCAGTTTTGAGGCGACGCGCAGTGTCTATATGAAGCTGTCAGATTTTGCGCCTGAAACGGTAAGAGCCCTGCTTGGTGAAATGGAGGTTGAAGCGACGGGTTTCGTCCGGACCTGCGACGCTAATGCGCCTATCAAAGCCGAATACAAAGTCTATATGCGCTACACCGGCCAAGGCTGGGAAATCCCGATTGCGTTGACGGCGGCACAGGCCGCCAACCCAGACGCTGCAACTTTCCAAGCACTGTTTGAAGCGGATTACACCACGCTTTTTGGACGTACCGTGGCGGGCATGGACATTGAAATCACTGTCTGGGCCGTCAATGCAACCACCGAGGTGGCGGCCGTTGAGACGGTTGGTGCAACGCCCAATGGCAAAGCCGCAGACAACACCGATAGTCGCGCGCTTTTTGACCCCATCAAAGGCGCCCCGGCTGCCGCCGTTATCGTCCGACGCGCCAACCTGAATAGCGGTGATTGGGTCGCGGGTCCCGCCTTGATCACCGAGGATGAAACAACAATTGTCGTCCCTGCCAGTCGCACCGCGATTGCGCGCCCCGACGGAACCATCGACATCACGGAGAAACGGACATGA